A portion of the Musa acuminata AAA Group cultivar baxijiao chromosome BXJ1-1, Cavendish_Baxijiao_AAA, whole genome shotgun sequence genome contains these proteins:
- the LOC135677215 gene encoding large ribosomal subunit protein bL27c-like, with amino-acid sequence MATVAFNLVGAFKGLSLGSSSASSYLRGDLGLPRSGSGTSISFPTRSPLTIESAHKKGAGSTKNGRDSRGKRLGVKIYGDQVAQPGAIIVRQRGTKFHPGNNVGLGKDHTIFSLIDGLVKFEKFGPDKKKVSVYPRVEQPENPNSYKARKREYFRLQRERKKARKEGVVSPQLVLASSEEASEVSPVC; translated from the exons ATGGCGACCGTGGCCTTCAACCTCGTAGGCGCCTTCAAGGGACTCTCCTTGGGGTCGAGCTCAGCATCTTCTTACCTCAGGGGTGACCTCGGGCTGCCCCGCTCCGGCAGCGGTACCTCCATCTCCTTCCCCACGAGGTCCCCGCTGACGATCGAGTCGGCGCACAAGAAGGGGGCCGGTAGCACCAAGAACGGCCGTGATTCCAGGGGGAAGCGGCTCGGCGTCAAGATCTACGGCGATCAGGTCGCCCAGCCTGGTGCCATCATCGTGCGGCAGCGCGGAACCAAG TTTCATCCTGGGAACAATGTTGGACTAGGCAAGGATCATACTATTTTCTCTTTGATAGACGGGCTGGTTAAGTTCGAGAAATTTGGACCGGACAAGAAAAAG GTTAGTGTTTATCCACGTGTTGAACAGCCAGAAAATCCAAATAGTTACAAAGCAAGAAAAAGGGAGTATTTCCGACTGCAGCGGGAGCGCAAGAAGGCAAGAAAGGAAGGTGTTGTTTCTCCACAGCTAGTATTGGCTTCCAGTGAGGAAGCTTCAGAAGTCAGTCCTGTTTGTTGA